A portion of the Pseudomonas synxantha BG33R genome contains these proteins:
- a CDS encoding gamma carbonic anhydrase family protein has translation MTLRTYQNHTPTLGAGAFVDISAVVIGDVEIGPDSSVWPLTVIRGDMHRIRIGARTSVQDGCVLHITHAGPFNPDGFPLLIGDDVTIAHKVMLHGCTVGNRVLIGMSSIVMDGAVVEDDVIIGAGSLVPPGKKLDSGFLYVGSPVKQVRALTDKERAFFTYSAANYVKLKDLHLAEGFDQ, from the coding sequence GTGACCCTTCGCACCTATCAGAACCACACGCCAACCCTGGGCGCCGGGGCTTTTGTCGATATTTCGGCGGTGGTGATCGGCGATGTCGAAATCGGCCCCGACAGCTCGGTTTGGCCGCTGACGGTGATTCGCGGCGACATGCACCGCATCCGCATCGGCGCACGCACCAGTGTGCAGGACGGCTGCGTGTTGCACATTACCCATGCAGGGCCGTTCAATCCTGATGGTTTCCCGCTGCTGATCGGCGACGACGTGACCATCGCCCACAAAGTCATGCTGCATGGTTGCACGGTGGGCAACCGCGTCTTGATCGGCATGAGCAGCATCGTGATGGACGGTGCCGTGGTCGAGGACGACGTGATCATCGGCGCCGGCAGCCTGGTGCCACCCGGCAAGAAACTCGACAGTGGGTTTTTGTATGTGGGCAGCCCGGTTAAACAGGTCCGCGCGCTGACTGACAAGGAGCGCGCCTTTTTCACCTACAGCGCTGCGAACTACGTGAAGCTCAAAGACCTGCACCTGGCAGAAGGATTCGATCAATGA
- the prlC gene encoding oligopeptidase A: protein MAPSLFLHVSSAKVPTVSANNPLLQSYDLPPFSAIRAEHVQPAIEQILADNRVAIADILQSQGKNPTWAGLVLAMDELNDRLGAAWSPVSHLNAVCNSAELREAYEACLPALSAYSTEMGQNRELFQAFEALANSPEAAGFDVAQKTILEHSLRDFRLSGIDLPPEQQKRYAEVQSKLSELGSKFSNQLLDATQAWTKHVTDEATLAGLTDSAKAQMAAAAQAKGLDGWLITLEFPSYYAVMTYAQDRALREEVYAAYCTRASDQGPNAGQNDNGPVMEQILDLRQELAQLLGYASFAELSLATKMADSSDQVLSFLRDLAKRSKPFATQDLQQLKAYAAEQGCADLQSWDSGFYGEKLREQRYSVSQEALRAYFPIDKVLGGLFAIVQRLYGIEIAEQKGFDTWHPDVRLFEIKENGEHVGRFFFDLYARANKRGGAWMDGARDRRRTVDGVLQSPVANLVCNFTPADSGKPALLTHDEVTTLFHEFGHGLHHLLTRVEHAGVSGINGVAWDAVELPSQFMENWCWEPEGLALISGHYETGEPLPQDLLEKMLAAKNFQSGLMMVRQLEFSLFDFELHATHGDGRSVAQVLEGVRDEVSVMRPPAYNRFPNSFAHIFAGGYAAGYYSYKWAEVLSADAFSKFEEDGVLNAQTGRAFREAILARGGSQAPMVLFVDFRGRAPSIDALLRHSGLSEDAAA, encoded by the coding sequence ATGGCCCCATCTTTGTTCTTACATGTTTCTTCAGCCAAGGTGCCAACCGTGAGCGCGAACAACCCTCTTTTGCAGTCCTACGACCTGCCGCCGTTCTCGGCGATCCGTGCCGAGCACGTCCAGCCGGCCATCGAACAGATCCTCGCCGACAACCGTGTGGCTATCGCAGACATCCTGCAAAGCCAGGGCAAAAATCCGACATGGGCCGGTCTGGTCCTGGCCATGGATGAACTGAACGACCGCCTTGGCGCTGCCTGGAGCCCGGTCAGCCACCTCAATGCAGTGTGCAACAGCGCCGAGTTGCGTGAAGCCTACGAGGCTTGCCTGCCCGCCTTGAGCGCCTACTCCACCGAGATGGGCCAGAACCGTGAACTGTTCCAGGCTTTTGAAGCCCTGGCCAACAGCCCAGAGGCCGCTGGTTTCGACGTGGCGCAAAAAACCATTCTGGAACATTCCCTGCGCGATTTCCGCCTGTCGGGCATCGACCTGCCGCCGGAGCAGCAAAAGCGCTACGCCGAAGTGCAAAGCAAGCTGTCCGAGCTGGGCAGCAAATTCTCCAACCAGTTGCTGGACGCTACCCAGGCCTGGACCAAACACGTCACCGATGAAGCCACCCTCGCCGGCCTGACCGACTCGGCCAAGGCGCAAATGGCTGCCGCCGCCCAGGCCAAGGGCCTCGACGGCTGGCTGATCACCCTGGAATTCCCCAGCTATTACGCCGTGATGACCTATGCCCAGGACCGCGCCCTGCGTGAAGAGGTCTACGCGGCCTACTGCACCCGTGCGTCGGACCAGGGCCCGAATGCCGGTCAGAACGATAACGGCCCGGTGATGGAACAGATTCTCGACCTGCGTCAGGAACTGGCCCAATTGTTGGGTTACGCGTCCTTCGCCGAGCTGAGCCTGGCTACCAAGATGGCCGACTCCAGCGACCAGGTGCTGAGCTTCCTGCGGGATCTGGCCAAACGCAGCAAGCCGTTCGCCACCCAGGATCTGCAACAGCTCAAGGCTTACGCCGCCGAACAAGGCTGCGCCGACCTGCAAAGCTGGGACAGCGGTTTCTATGGCGAAAAATTGCGTGAGCAGCGTTACAGCGTGTCCCAGGAAGCCCTGCGTGCTTACTTCCCGATCGACAAGGTGCTGGGCGGCCTGTTTGCCATTGTGCAACGCCTGTACGGCATCGAGATTGCCGAACAGAAGGGCTTCGACACCTGGCACCCGGACGTTCGCCTGTTTGAAATCAAAGAAAATGGCGAGCATGTCGGGCGCTTCTTCTTCGACCTGTATGCCCGCGCCAACAAGCGTGGCGGTGCCTGGATGGACGGTGCCCGCGATCGTCGTCGCACCGTCGATGGTGTGCTGCAAAGCCCGGTCGCCAACCTGGTGTGCAACTTCACGCCAGCCGACAGCGGCAAGCCTGCGCTGCTGACCCACGATGAAGTCACCACCCTGTTCCACGAATTCGGCCACGGCCTGCATCACCTGCTGACTCGCGTCGAGCACGCCGGTGTATCCGGGATCAACGGCGTGGCGTGGGACGCGGTGGAATTGCCGAGCCAATTCATGGAGAACTGGTGCTGGGAGCCCGAGGGTCTGGCGCTGATCTCCGGCCACTACGAAACGGGCGAGCCATTGCCCCAGGACCTGCTGGAAAAAATGCTCGCGGCGAAGAATTTCCAGTCCGGCCTGATGATGGTGCGTCAGCTCGAGTTCTCGTTGTTCGACTTTGAGCTGCACGCCACTCATGGCGATGGCCGCAGCGTGGCGCAGGTGCTTGAAGGTGTACGCGATGAAGTCTCGGTGATGCGTCCGCCGGCCTACAACCGCTTCCCCAACAGCTTCGCGCACATCTTCGCCGGTGGTTATGCGGCGGGTTACTACAGCTACAAATGGGCCGAAGTGCTCTCGGCCGACGCCTTCTCCAAGTTCGAAGAAGACGGTGTGCTCAATGCCCAGACCGGGCGTGCGTTTCGCGAAGCGATCCTGGCGCGTGGCGGTTCCCAGGCGCCGATGGTGCTGTTCGTCGACTTCCGCGGACGGGCGCCGTCGATTGACGCACTCTTGCGCCACAGCGGCCTGAGTGAGGACGCGGCAGCATGA
- a CDS encoding YheV family putative zinc ribbon protein, with translation MSEAPVITKKQFIAGAVCPACSEPDKLKMWTEDNVPHRECVACGYTDTLNDQGLSVPKELGTRVNTSALKAPADPKVQAVQFFPNPKLKKD, from the coding sequence ATGAGTGAAGCGCCTGTGATTACCAAAAAGCAATTTATCGCCGGGGCGGTCTGCCCGGCGTGCAGTGAGCCGGACAAATTGAAGATGTGGACCGAAGACAACGTGCCGCACCGCGAATGCGTGGCCTGCGGGTATACCGATACGCTGAATGATCAAGGCTTGTCGGTGCCCAAGGAGCTGGGCACGCGGGTCAATACGTCTGCGTTGAAAGCGCCGGCGGATCCGAAAGTGCAGGCGGTGCAATTCTTTCCTAACCCGAAGCTCAAAAAAGACTAA
- a CDS encoding dual specificity protein phosphatase family protein, whose translation MFNTRLLPILGLAVMALFNTLQAQADDAVSIRSPEWAQPVGDQYNLHQMTPTLYRSALPDGDALPILEKLKIATVINFLPESDAQWLKSSDIKQVQLSYRTNHVDDSDVLAAIRAIQTAEADGPVLMHCKHGADRTGLMAAMYRVVVQGWSKEDALNEMTLGGFGSSNGFKDVVRYMMKADVDKLRTALANGDCSTSAFALCSMKDWVTTTGKEEKKL comes from the coding sequence ATGTTCAACACACGATTACTGCCTATCCTCGGCTTGGCGGTCATGGCCCTGTTCAACACACTTCAAGCCCAGGCCGATGACGCGGTCTCGATCCGCTCACCGGAATGGGCCCAACCAGTGGGTGACCAATACAACCTGCATCAAATGACACCCACGCTCTATCGCAGTGCATTGCCAGACGGTGATGCGCTGCCCATTTTGGAAAAACTCAAAATCGCTACCGTCATCAACTTTTTGCCGGAATCTGATGCGCAGTGGCTTAAATCATCTGATATCAAACAGGTGCAGTTGAGCTATCGCACCAACCATGTCGACGATTCCGACGTGTTGGCGGCGATCAGAGCGATTCAGACAGCAGAAGCAGATGGCCCGGTGTTGATGCACTGCAAGCACGGCGCCGACCGGACCGGCCTGATGGCAGCGATGTATCGAGTGGTGGTTCAGGGATGGAGCAAGGAGGACGCGCTGAACGAGATGACCTTGGGTGGTTTCGGCAGCAGCAATGGCTTCAAGGACGTGGTTCGCTACATGATGAAAGCCGATGTCGACAAGTTGCGTACAGCTTTGGCGAATGGCGATTGCAGCACCAGTGCGTTCGCGTTGTGCTCAATGAAAGACTGGGTCACCACGACGGGTAAGGAAGAGAAAAAACTGTAG